The genomic region GCGCTGCATCCGGCGATGCCTGAGTTCGCACGCATGTATCGCGACAGGCACGCCGCGGTGATCCACGCGGTCGCGACGCCCTATCGCGACCGCTCGCATTTCGACGGCCAGGACGTGCTCGAAAGCGGCTATGCCGGCCCGGGGCGCGTGCAATCCGGTTGGCTCAACCGCGCGCTGGAAGCGCTGCCGCGCGGCGAGCGGGTGTCGAGTGCTCTTGCCGTCGGCCCGACCACGCCGCTGGTGCTGCGCGGCAATGCGCCGACCGTCGGCTGGGCGCCGGTGGCGCTGCCGCAAGCCGATGACGACACCGCAATGCGTCTGGTCGAGCTCTATCGTCACCGCGATCCCGCGCTGGCGGCTGTGCTGTCGCAGGGCCTTGCGCTGGAAAAGGCCGCGAGCGGCGACGACATGAAGCCGAAGCCGGGCAACGCGGTCGCGCAGATGCGGCAGGTCGCGCGCGGCGCCGCAAAACTGATGGCGTCCGACGACGGCCCGCGCATCGCGGCGCTCGCGTTCGATGGCTGGGACACGCACGCCAATGAAGGCGGCCCTGTCGGTCGCCTCGCATTCCTGCTCGGCGGGCTCGACGGTGCGCTCGCCGAGTTCGAAAGCGGCTTAGGGGAACGCTGGCGCGACACCGTCGTCGTGGTCGCCACCGAATTCGGCCGCACCGCGCGCATCAACGGCACAGACGGCACCGATCACGGCACGGGAACGATCGCGCTGCTCGCCGGCGGCGCGGTGAAGGGCGGCCGCGTCATCGCCGACTGGCCCGGCCTCAAGCCCGCCAACCTTTTCGAGGCCCGCGACCTCAAGCCCACCACCGATCTGCGCTCCGTGATCAAGGGCGTGCTGCAGGGCCAGTTCGGCCTGTCGGATCGCGTGCTGGCCGAGACGGTGTTTCCAGATAGCGCAAGCGCACGTCCGATGAAGGGGTTGGTTGCTTAACCTACGATTCCGGGGCCCGCACCTTGCGGCGCGTCCCGGAATGACGACATGATCGGCCGAACGTCAGGAGACCATCACCCATGTACATCGCCATGAACCGCTTCCGCGTCGCCAAGGGCTCCGAGGCTGCTTTCGAACAGGTCTGGCTTTCGCGCGATACTCATTTGGACAAGGTGCCGGGCTTCGTCGAGTTTCATCTGCTGCGTGGCCCCGAGCTCGAGGATCACACGCTGTACGCCTCGCACACGGTGTGGGCGAACCATGCGGCGTTCGAGGCCTGGACCAAATCGGATGCCTTTCGTGCCGCGCACGCGCGGGCCGGCGACACCAAGCCGACCTATCTCGGCCATCCCCAGTTCGAGGGCTTCGAGGTGATGCAGACGGTGGGGCGCGGCGCCAAGTAGCGCGCGCCGCCGCAAAGATCAGCCCAGCGTGATCTTGTCGATCTCCGCCATCTCCTCCGCACCGAGTTTCCACGCAATCGCCTTCACGTTCTCCTCGACCTGCGCGACGCGGGTGGCGCCGGCAATCACGCTCGACACTTGCGGGCGCGCGGCGAGCCAGGAGAAGGCGAGCTCGAGCATGCTGTGCCCGCGCGCTTTCGCAAATGCCGTGAGCTTCTCGACGATGTCCTCGTTGCGCGGCGTGACATAGCGGTCGCGTAATGCCGGTACCTTGCCGAAGCGCGTATCGGTCGGGGCGGCCGCGCCGCGCTGGTACTTGCCGGTGAGCAGCCCGCTTGCGAGCGGGAAGAACGGCAGCAGGCCGAGCTTGTACTCTTGTGCCGCCGGCAGCAGATCCTTTTCGATGTCGCGCACCAGCAGGCTGTATTCGTCCTGGCAAGAGACGAAGCGGCTGACATTCATCGCGCGCGCGGTGAACTCGGCCTCCGCTAGGCGCCAGGCCGGAAAATTGGAATTGCCGATGTAGCGCACCTTGCCTTGACGGACGAGATCGTCGAGCGCGCGCAGCGTCTCCTCCATCGGAGTCAGCGGGTCGTAATCGTGCTGCTGATAGAGATCGATGTAGTCGGTCTTGAGCCGCGTCAGGCTCGCCTCGACTGCGTTCATGATGTAGCGGCGCGAAGCGCCCTGCTTGGTTCCGTCGGCCGCCATCGGCTTGGAGAATTTGGTGGCGAGCACGATCTCCTTGCGGCGGTCGCCGAGCACGGTGCCGAGCACCGTTTCCGAACCGCCCATGCCGGCATAGATGTCGGCGGTGTCGAACAGCGTGATGCCGAGATCGAGCGCGCGGTGGATCACCTTGCGCGAGGGCTCCAGGTCCGTGCGCTGGCCGAAATTGTTGCAGCCAAGCCCGACCGCAGACACGCGCAGGCCGGAGGCGCCGAGATTGCGAATTTCCATGGGAGATCCCCGTCGGAGATGGGCAGGGGCGCATTGTGACCGCGGTGCCCCGCCGCAGCAAGCCGTGCGCCGCGTTGCTGCCATGCTGACAACGCTGCCGACAAGGACTGCCGACAAAAAAATGCGGCCCCTGTCAGACGCGGCGACTGACGGGGACCGCTTTGGGGCGCTTGATCGGTGACGGGGGGCTGACCAGACGCAGCTGCAGCCTAGTCCCGCTATGTTACGCGCAGGTGACAGACAGAGTTATCCACAGGCGGCGCGATCGCGAGGATCAGAAGATCTTGCGATAGACGATGAACCCGGAACGCTCGGCGACCTTGTCGTACAGGCGCTGCGCCGTCACGTTGGTCTCGTGCGTCTGCCAGTACACGCGCGGCGATCCCACGAGCTTTGCGCGCTCGTAGACGCCGTGGATCAGCGCCGAGCCGACGCCCTTGCCGCGCGCGGCCTCGGTCGTGAACAGGTCCTGCAGATAGCAGGACGGCTCGATCGCGGTGGTGCTGCGGTGAAACAGGTAATTCGTCATCCCGAGCAGGCGGCCGTCGCTCTCGGCGACCAATCCGTGTACCGGCTCATAGGCATCGAAAAAGCGCTGCCATGTCACGCGCGTGATTTCGGGCGAGAGCGCGGTCGGACCGGAGCGGCCGTAGAAGGCGTTGTAGCCGTCCCACAGCGGCAGCCATTGATCGTAGTCCTGCCTGGTGACGGGGCGAATGGTGAGCGACATATGAAATTCCCGCGATCGATGAGGCGTCCTTCATACGTGATGATGGACGTGCTGATCAATCGCGCATCACTCCGCGACGCGCAGATACCGGATCAGCTTGCGGCCTGCGGGATCGCGCAGTGAGCGATAGTAGTCGGCGCGGGACGGCGCATCGGTGTGGCGCACGAGGTCGGTCACGGGCGTGTAGCTCAGCATGCGGCCGCCGTCGGGCAGCACGGCACAGACGAAGCGCAACACCTCGCCATTGCGCAAGGCGATGTTGATCGGCGTGGCATCGCCGATCCGCACCGTCTCCATGCGCTGTGCGATGAAGGTGCCGAGCTCGTCCTCGGGCAATTCGAACGCGCCGGTATCGCGGCCGTGATACATCAGCGCGACGAACGGCGGCTTGCCGTCGGCGATGTCGTCCGGCACCGCAAAATAATCGCGGAACGCGCGGTTGATGAATTCGGCGCGCGTCTCGGCATCGAGCAGCACGATGCCGATATCGACCTGGTCGAGCGCGGCCGACAGCCGCGCGGCGATGGCGTGGCTCCGACGCTCGGCGGCGAACGTGCCGAGTAGCCGCTGGCGCATCAGGCCGGTGATGCCTGCGGTGCCCGCGGCCGTCGCGGCCAGGAGGCCGAGCTGGATCATATCCGCCGTGGTAAGGCCTGCAACGCCGTGCCGGCTGAGGAGCAGCAGTGCCGCGCCGATGACGGCGATGGCTGCGCTGGCGACGGCGGAAGCGGGACCCGAGAGCGCGCCGGCGAGCGCCACGATGCAGACGAGCAGCGGCGCGGGGGAGGAAGCGGGGACGAAGCGATCGAAAAACATCGTCAGCAGCAAAGTCGCTGCCGTCAGCGCCGGACCGGAGATCGCACGCCATCCCAACCGCATGGGCCTGTCTCGCTCCTTCGTGAACGAGGTAAGGCGGCAACACTGACCGAAGATTGCGCCATTGCGATGCGGTTTCGCGCGGTGTGCTTAAGGTGCGCTTTGGGTCTCGCGCAAAGCTTTCGGATGATTTTAGACCAAGTGCGCGTGCTTGAGACGTTGTTGCAGCGCGGGCGCATTCAGCTTCGACGTCCCCTGGCCCTTGCGCGTGCCGACGAAGATCAACAGCGATGCCGCGACCAGGATGGCCGCGGTCAGGGTGATTGCAACGATGACCACAGGTGATTTCATCGACGTCCTGTCGCGATGCCGGTCGGCGCGGGCCATGCGGCGCCTTGAAGGCGGGTCCAGGATGAAGCGGGAATCAGACCGGCAGGCCCATCGCCATGGTCGCCTTGGTCGACAGCACCGTCAGGGTGACGATCAGGCACAGCGAGAGCGCGGCGACGGCGAGCGAGGCCGCGACCGCGTTGGTCAGCCGGGAAGACGAAACGGTAGCGGGTGGGCCCTGAAAGCCTGCCGTGCCGGACGCCCGAATCATGGTCTAAATCCTTCAACGCGCGAGCGAATCACCCGCGACATCGAACAATTTCACTGTTGCAATCGGCAATATTGCGGCGGCCAATCGAGCGAAAATGGCGAGATTGCGGCAATGGTGACCTTTATGCCCGCTATTTGCCAGAGCTCGCCCCTCAGGCACCAGCGGCGATGCTGGCGGGGTCCTCGATGTCGGCCGGCCGCCAGTCCATTGCGACGTAGCCAGGCGCCGCTTCCACGCGCTTCAGCCAGTCCCGGATCGCCGGGAAGGTCGAGAGGTCGAAGTCGCAGCGGTCGGCGAGGTGGGTATAGCCGTACAGCGCGATGTCGGCGACCGTGAGCTGGCGGGCGGCGAAATAGGCGTTCGTCCTGAGATGATTCTCCATCACCTGGAGCGCGCCATAGCCGCGCTCCATCCAGTCCTCCAGCGAATGAGTCTGGAGGTCGCGGCCGCCCCTCACCAGCGACAGCCAGAAATAGGCCGCGCCGATGTTCGGCTCCAGCGCGTGCTGCTCGAAGAACATCCATTGCAGCGCGTCGGCGCGATCGATGCGGTTCTCCGGCGCGAGCGGCGTGCCGACGGCGACGTACCAGAGAATGGCGTTGGACTCGGCGAGATAGCGGTCGTCGCCGACCTCGAGCAGCGGCACCTGGCCGGATGGGTTCTTGGCCAGGAAGTCCGGGGTGCGGCTCTCGCCGCGCAGAATGTCCACCTCGACCGCTTCGTAAGGCAAGTTCAGCAGCGCCAGCGCAAGGCGGACCTTGTAGCTGTTGCCCGAGCGCTGCATCGAATAGAGCTTGTACATTCTGGGGATGATTCCGGACGACGGTAGGGCGCGGCGCTTGTTGCCCCGCAACGCGGCTAAACAATGATGCCGATGCGAATCCGCCGCAAGACCCGGCCAATAGAAAAACTCGAAAACCCTACCGCATTGCAATGCGGCGGAAGATCATTTCCGTGCGACCATCCAACTCAGTTCACGCTTGCGTCAACGCGCAAGTGCGTTGCTCGACGCGATCGTGTGCGAGCACCGCGGTCGCGTCTTGGGCACTGAAGCTTCCGCATCGTCATGGCCCGGCTTGTCCCGGCCATCTACGCGCTGCACACGGCACGAAGAACGTGGATGCCCCGGGCCTTCGCCTCGCCGAAGCGGCTTCGGCCGCGCAGGCGAGACAGGCCCGGGCATGACGACGTTCTCGTTTCATAGCCCGCGAAGGCCGCAAAATTGCTCCGAGGACACGCGTTGTCGGATATGAGGGGTTTGCGCGGCAAAGTTACGGAATATTGCGGGAAATCGCGGCTCGAAACGCCAGACACGTAAACTTTTGCGGGATCGGACCGAAGTTTCTTGCGGTGCAACGGCACTCGTTTTAGGGTGGTTCATTCCCACAATCGGAGTCGTGAAGCCAAAGGGTTCACGACGCTTGTCAGGAGATGACGATGTCCTTCCTTGCCGCTGCGCTCGACCGTGTGAAGCCGTCCGCGACCATCGCGGTCACGGATAAAGCACGTGCGCTGAAAGCGGCGGGCCGCAACGTCATCGGTCTCGGCGCCGGCGAGCCCGACTTCGACACGCCCGCGAACATCAAGCTGGCCGCGATCCACGCCATCGAAGCCGGTAAGACCAAGTACACCGCGGTCGACGGCATTCCCGAGTTGAAGGAAGCCATTATCGCCAAGTTTCAGCGCGAGAACGGCGTCGTCTACAAGGCGAACCAGATCATCGTCGGCACCGGCGGCAAGCAGGTGCTCTACAACGCGCTGATGGCAACCATCAATCCGGGCGACGAGGTGATCATCCCCGCGCCGTACTGGGTCAGCTATCCCGAGATGGTGGCGCTCGCCGGCGGCGAGCCGGTGCCGGTGGTCTGCACCGCCGCGACCGGCTTCAAGCTCCAGGCCGAGGCACTCGAGCGCGCGATCACGCCGAAGACCAAATGGGTGATCCTGTGCTCGCCGTCGAACCCGACGGGAGCTGCCTACACCAGGACCGAGCTGAAGGCGCTCACCGACGTGCTGGTCAAGCATCCGCATGTGTGGGTGATGACCGACGACATGTACGAGCACCTCGTCTATGACGACTTCCAGTTCACCACGGTCGCGCAGGTCGAGCCGAAACTCTACGACCGCACGCTCACCGTGAACGGCGTGTCGAAGGCCTATTGCATGACCGGCTGGCGCATCGGCTATGCCGGCGGTCCGGCGCAGCTCATCAAGGCGATGTCGACGATCCAGTCGCAGTCGACCTCGAACCCGTCGTCGATCGCGCAATGGGCCGCGGTTGAGGCGCTGAACGGTCCGCAGGACTTCATCCCCGCCAACAACAAGGTCTTCAAGGAGCGCCGCGATCTCGTCGTCTCCATGCTGAACCAGGCCAAGGGCATCGAGTGCCCGCGGCCCGAGGGCGCCTTCTACGTCTATCCGTCCTGCGCCGGCACCATCGGCAAGACCGCGCCGTCGGGCAAGGTGATCGACAATGACGAGACGTTCGTCACCGAACTGCTGGAGACCGAAGGCGTCGCCGTGGTGCAGGGTTCGGCCTTCGGCCTCGGCCCCGCGTTCCGCATCTCCTACGCGACCAAGACCTCGGACCTCGAAGACGCCTGCAAGCGCATCCAGCGCTTCTGCGGCAATCTGCGCTGAACTCACAGACATGAAGTGACATCAAAGGGCCCGCGCAATGCGGGCCCTTTTTCTTTCAAGTCTGCACGATCTGGCGCCACCGGAACTGTTGTGGCATAGACCATCGCGCGGCGTGTGCCGCGCCTCCATGCTCGCATCACATTCATCGCCGGAGATATTCATGCGCCGTTCACTCCTCCTCGCCGGGCTTGCCGTTGCGAGCCTCGTCGCCTCCGTTACGGGCGCCAGCGCGCAATCGCGGATGGTGCAGGTGGGCGTGCTCGAATGCCGCGGCGGCGCCAGCGTGGGCTTCATCGTGGGATCGGTGACCCATCTCGGTTGCGTGCTGCGCGTCGATGGTTTGCCGGACGACCGTTACGTTGCGACGATCCGCAAGGTCGGTCTGGATATCGGCATCACACAGGAGACGGCTTTGGCGTGGGGCGTGTTCGCGCCGGTGAACCGGCTCGGCCCGGGCGACCTCGCCGGCAACTACGCCGGTGCGCAGGGCAGCGCCTCGGTCGGTGTCGGTCTCGGCGGCAACGTGCTGGTCGGCGGCTCCAACAATTCGATCGCGCTCCAGCCGCTCAGCGTGCAGGGCCAGGTCGGCCTCAACGTCGCCGCCGGCCTCGAGAGCCTGGAACTCCGCCCGGGACGTTGAGACTCGGCGCCAGCCGAAGCGCTCCTCCTCAACCTCTCTCCGGGAGAGGAGGAAATACCGACGACGCACCGCAGCGATTTTTGATGCTTGCCAAATCTCGGGGACGGGCAGAGCATCAGCGTTTGCCGACCCAATCATGGGCCGAGCTCCACACCAAGGAGGCGGCGAATGGGACAAGACGTCAGAAGTCCCCGAGGTCCACGGTGCATCGCGCTGGTGGGCCCTTTCCAAAGCGGTAAAACCACACTTCTCGAAGCCATCCTGGCGCGAACGGGCGCAATCCCGCGCGCCGGCAGCGTCGATGCCGGAACCTCCGTCGGCGACGCCACGCCAGAGGCCCGTCATCACAAGATGACCGTCGGGCTGACTGCCGTCACCACGAGTTTCATGGGCGACAGCTACACCTTCCTCGATTGTCCCGGTTCCGTCGAATTTGCCCACGACATGCGCGCCGCGCTGCCTGCGGTCGATGCCGCAATCGTGGTCTGCGAAGCCGACGAGAAGAAGCTGCCGCAGCTTCAGATCATCCTGCGCGAGCTGGAGGAGCTGGAGATCCCGCGTTTCCTGTTCCTCAACAAGATCGACCGCGCCAACAAGCGCATCCGCGAGACGCTCGAGATGCTCCAGCCCGCCTCGCGCGTACCGCTGGTGCTGCGCCAGATCCCGATCTGGAAGGACGAACTGATCGAGGGCTTCGTCGATCTCGCGCTGGAGCGTGCGTTCATTTACCGCGAGCACAAGGCCTCCGAAGTGGTCGCGCTCCAAGGCGGCGATCTCGATCGCGAGAAGGAGGCCCGCTTTTCGATGCTGGAGAAGCTCGCCGATCACGACGATGCGCTGATGGAGCAGCTGCTCGAGGACATCCAGCCGCCGCGCGATGCCGTGTTCGACGATCTCGCCCGCGAATTGCGCGACGGGCTGATCTGCCCCGTGCTGCTGGGCGCCGCCGCACGCGAAAACGGCGTGCTGCGTTTGATGAAAGCGTTGCGCCACGAGGCGCCCGGTATCGCGGAAACGGCAAAACGTCTCGGCGTTCCCGAAACGAGGGACGCCCTCGGCTTCGTCTTCAAGACGTTGCATTCGCAGCACGGCGGCAAGCTGTCGCTGACGCGCATGCTCGCTGGCCATCTCGACGACGGTGCCACGCTGCAAGCCTCCTCCGGAGGGGCCAGCCGCATCTCCGGCATCCTCGCCGTCACCGGGGCCTACGACACCAAGCGTACCGCGGCGGAAGCCGGCGATACGGTGGCGCTCGCCAAGCTCGACCCGATCAAGACCGGCGACACGGTCTCGAGCGGCAAGATCCAGCCGGCAGCGCTAACCGCCGTAGAACCCACTCCGCCGGTGCTCGCGATCTCGGTTGCGGCCACCGACCGCAAGGACGACGTCAAGCTCGGCCAGGCGCTGATGCGGCTGCACGAGGAGGACCCCTCGCTCGTCTTCGTGATGAACGCGCAGACCCACGACACCGTGCTGTGGGGTCAGGGCGAGATGCACTTGCGCGTCGCGAGCGAGCGGCTGCGCGATCGTTTCGGCGTCAAGGTCGCTTCGCATCCCCCGCGATCGGCTATCAGGAAACCATCCGCAAGCCGATCGTCCAGCGCGGCCGCCACAAGAAACAGTCTGGCGGGCATGGCCAGTTCGGCGATGTCGTGCTCGACATCAGGCCGCTGCCGCGCGGCGAGGGCTTCAAGTTCGCCGAGAAGGTGGTCGGCGGCGCGGTCCCGCGCAACTACATCGGCGCGGTGGAAGAGGGGGTCATCGACGGGCTCGCCCGCGGCCCGCTCGGTTTCCCGGTCACCGATTTGCAGGTGACGCTGACCGACGGCTCCTATCATAGCGTCGATTCCTCCGACCTCGCCTTCCGCACGGCGGCGCGGGTCGGGCTCACTGAGGGCCTGCCGCAATGCCAGTCGGTGCTGCTGGAGCCGATCCATGTGGTCGAGATCGTCTGCCCGACCGACGCCACCGCCAAGATCAATGCGATTCTGTCGGCACGGCGCGGCCAGATCCTCGGCTTTGACACCCGCGACGGCTGGAGCGGATGGGACTGCGTCCGCGCCATGATGCCGGAAGCCGAGATCGGCGAATTGATCGTTGAGTTGCGCTCGGCCACGGCAGGCGCCGGCAGCTTCACCCGCCAGTTCGACCACATGGCCGAAGTCACGGGGCGCGCCGCCGACCAGATCATCGCAGCGCATCAGCACGCGGCGTGATCGGTCTGCCGAAGTAAGGGACGCATCACTGTCTCACTCCCTCTCGCCGTTCTTACGGGGAGAGGGGTGGGGTGACGGGCTTCACAATGGGCGTGGCGAAGGTTGGACTCACGCTGCTCCTCCCAACCGTCAGTGTGAGCGCAGCGACTTGTCCGCCGAAGCTTTAGCGAAGGCGGAAGCAATCCAGTCTTTCCGCGGAGGAATTCTGGATTGCTTCGTCGCTTCGCTCCTCGCAATGACGGTGGAGACGGATGGCTCGCATGGCGAGCTTCCCCTTGCGTTCGGTCGTTTATGATGTATTTTACATCATTGTGCATGCTCCAGACATCATTTATAATCTTTCATACGTGAGG from Bradyrhizobium lupini harbors:
- a CDS encoding pyridoxal phosphate-dependent aminotransferase, giving the protein MSFLAAALDRVKPSATIAVTDKARALKAAGRNVIGLGAGEPDFDTPANIKLAAIHAIEAGKTKYTAVDGIPELKEAIIAKFQRENGVVYKANQIIVGTGGKQVLYNALMATINPGDEVIIPAPYWVSYPEMVALAGGEPVPVVCTAATGFKLQAEALERAITPKTKWVILCSPSNPTGAAYTRTELKALTDVLVKHPHVWVMTDDMYEHLVYDDFQFTTVAQVEPKLYDRTLTVNGVSKAYCMTGWRIGYAGGPAQLIKAMSTIQSQSTSNPSSIAQWAAVEALNGPQDFIPANNKVFKERRDLVVSMLNQAKGIECPRPEGAFYVYPSCAGTIGKTAPSGKVIDNDETFVTELLETEGVAVVQGSAFGLGPAFRISYATKTSDLEDACKRIQRFCGNLR
- a CDS encoding antibiotic biosynthesis monooxygenase, whose protein sequence is MYIAMNRFRVAKGSEAAFEQVWLSRDTHLDKVPGFVEFHLLRGPELEDHTLYASHTVWANHAAFEAWTKSDAFRAAHARAGDTKPTYLGHPQFEGFEVMQTVGRGAK
- a CDS encoding GNAT family N-acetyltransferase, with the translated sequence MSLTIRPVTRQDYDQWLPLWDGYNAFYGRSGPTALSPEITRVTWQRFFDAYEPVHGLVAESDGRLLGMTNYLFHRSTTAIEPSCYLQDLFTTEAARGKGVGSALIHGVYERAKLVGSPRVYWQTHETNVTAQRLYDKVAERSGFIVYRKIF
- a CDS encoding PAS-domain containing protein — its product is MRLGWRAISGPALTAATLLLTMFFDRFVPASSPAPLLVCIVALAGALSGPASAVASAAIAVIGAALLLLSRHGVAGLTTADMIQLGLLAATAAGTAGITGLMRQRLLGTFAAERRSHAIAARLSAALDQVDIGIVLLDAETRAEFINRAFRDYFAVPDDIADGKPPFVALMYHGRDTGAFELPEDELGTFIAQRMETVRIGDATPINIALRNGEVLRFVCAVLPDGGRMLSYTPVTDLVRHTDAPSRADYYRSLRDPAGRKLIRYLRVAE
- a CDS encoding DUF992 domain-containing protein, which translates into the protein MRRSLLLAGLAVASLVASVTGASAQSRMVQVGVLECRGGASVGFIVGSVTHLGCVLRVDGLPDDRYVATIRKVGLDIGITQETALAWGVFAPVNRLGPGDLAGNYAGAQGSASVGVGLGGNVLVGGSNNSIALQPLSVQGQVGLNVAAGLESLELRPGR
- a CDS encoding DUF1501 domain-containing protein gives rise to the protein MIDCVENRLLTSRRGLLLGGASFAAWAYLPKFARAADGRDPRLIVVILRGALDGLSTVAPVGDPDYAGLHGAIALTADGAHPAIMLDTFFALHPAMPEFARMYRDRHAAVIHAVATPYRDRSHFDGQDVLESGYAGPGRVQSGWLNRALEALPRGERVSSALAVGPTTPLVLRGNAPTVGWAPVALPQADDDTAMRLVELYRHRDPALAAVLSQGLALEKAASGDDMKPKPGNAVAQMRQVARGAAKLMASDDGPRIAALAFDGWDTHANEGGPVGRLAFLLGGLDGALAEFESGLGERWRDTVVVVATEFGRTARINGTDGTDHGTGTIALLAGGAVKGGRVIADWPGLKPANLFEARDLKPTTDLRSVIKGVLQGQFGLSDRVLAETVFPDSASARPMKGLVA
- a CDS encoding glutathione S-transferase family protein, whose translation is MYKLYSMQRSGNSYKVRLALALLNLPYEAVEVDILRGESRTPDFLAKNPSGQVPLLEVGDDRYLAESNAILWYVAVGTPLAPENRIDRADALQWMFFEQHALEPNIGAAYFWLSLVRGGRDLQTHSLEDWMERGYGALQVMENHLRTNAYFAARQLTVADIALYGYTHLADRCDFDLSTFPAIRDWLKRVEAAPGYVAMDWRPADIEDPASIAAGA
- a CDS encoding aldo/keto reductase; the protein is MEIRNLGASGLRVSAVGLGCNNFGQRTDLEPSRKVIHRALDLGITLFDTADIYAGMGGSETVLGTVLGDRRKEIVLATKFSKPMAADGTKQGASRRYIMNAVEASLTRLKTDYIDLYQQHDYDPLTPMEETLRALDDLVRQGKVRYIGNSNFPAWRLAEAEFTARAMNVSRFVSCQDEYSLLVRDIEKDLLPAAQEYKLGLLPFFPLASGLLTGKYQRGAAAPTDTRFGKVPALRDRYVTPRNEDIVEKLTAFAKARGHSMLELAFSWLAARPQVSSVIAGATRVAQVEENVKAIAWKLGAEEMAEIDKITLG